From the Comamonas odontotermitis genome, one window contains:
- a CDS encoding pyridoxal phosphate-dependent aminotransferase — protein sequence MKIANRADRIEPFYVMEVAKAAQALAAKVAGTADPMIFLNIGEPDFTAPPLVQKAASQAIEGGMTQYTPALGIAPLREALSAWYAQRFGVDIPARRIVITAGASAALQLVCLALINAGDEILMPDPSYPCNRHFVSAAEGNAVLLPTTAEERFQLSADKVSAAWGDRTRGVLLASPSNPTGSSIAPAELRKIHDVVKARDGFTIIDEIYLGLSHDDAYGQTALALGEDIISINSFSKYFNMTGWRLGWAVVPETLAPAIERLAQNLFICASTISQHAALACFAPESIAEYERRRAEFKARRDYFIPALEALGLPVPVAPDGAFYAWADCTQAAQKLGIAPGKDCSWDFAYAVMERAHLAITPGRDFGTVDTGRFVRFSTANSMEQLQEAIARLRKLLA from the coding sequence ATGAAGATTGCCAACCGTGCCGACCGCATTGAACCGTTCTATGTGATGGAAGTGGCCAAGGCCGCCCAGGCACTGGCGGCCAAGGTGGCGGGCACGGCCGATCCCATGATCTTCCTGAACATTGGCGAGCCCGATTTCACCGCGCCACCTCTGGTGCAGAAAGCCGCCAGCCAGGCCATCGAGGGCGGCATGACGCAGTACACGCCTGCGCTGGGCATTGCACCGCTGCGCGAGGCGCTGTCAGCCTGGTACGCGCAGCGCTTTGGCGTCGATATTCCGGCCCGCCGCATCGTGATCACCGCAGGCGCATCGGCCGCGCTGCAGCTGGTGTGCCTGGCGCTCATCAATGCGGGCGACGAGATTCTGATGCCCGATCCGAGCTACCCCTGCAATCGCCACTTTGTGAGCGCAGCGGAAGGCAATGCCGTGCTGCTGCCCACCACGGCCGAAGAGCGTTTTCAGCTGAGCGCCGACAAGGTGAGCGCCGCCTGGGGCGACCGGACACGTGGCGTATTGCTGGCATCGCCCAGCAATCCGACCGGCAGCTCCATTGCACCCGCCGAGCTGCGCAAGATCCACGACGTGGTCAAGGCGCGGGATGGTTTCACCATCATCGACGAAATCTACCTGGGCCTGTCGCATGACGACGCCTACGGCCAGACGGCGCTTGCCCTGGGCGAAGACATCATCTCGATCAACAGCTTCAGCAAGTACTTCAACATGACCGGCTGGCGACTGGGCTGGGCCGTGGTGCCCGAGACGCTGGCGCCCGCCATCGAGCGCCTGGCGCAGAACCTCTTCATCTGTGCCAGCACCATCAGCCAACATGCGGCGCTTGCCTGCTTTGCCCCCGAGAGCATTGCCGAGTATGAACGCCGCCGCGCCGAATTCAAGGCGCGCCGCGACTACTTCATCCCCGCGCTCGAAGCGCTCGGCCTGCCCGTGCCGGTGGCGCCCGATGGCGCTTTCTACGCCTGGGCCGATTGCACGCAGGCGGCGCAGAAGCTGGGCATCGCACCCGGCAAGGATTGCAGCTGGGACTTTGCCTATGCCGTAATGGAGCGGGCCCACCTGGCCATCACGCCGGGGCGCGATTTCGGCACCGTGGACACGGGCCGCTTTGTGCGCTTTTCCACTGCCAACTCGATGGAACAGCTGCAGGAGGCCATCGCCCGCCTGCGCAAGCTCCTGGCCTGA
- the nusB gene encoding transcription antitermination factor NusB gives MNNHDQSESSPDKRPPRQSRKGLTSTGARKAASKSTRSRSREFALQALYQHLVSGNSASSIDSFTRDLAGFHKADAAHYDALLHGCIENAEALNTQIVPHLDRPMAEISPIEHACMWIGVYEFQHCLDVPWRVVINESIELAKEFGGTDGYKYVNAVLNALAPALRAAEVAADRNTAA, from the coding sequence ATGAACAACCACGACCAGAGCGAATCCTCTCCCGACAAGCGCCCGCCGCGCCAATCCCGCAAGGGCCTGACCTCGACCGGCGCGCGCAAGGCCGCCTCCAAGTCCACCCGCAGCCGCTCGCGCGAGTTTGCGCTGCAGGCGCTCTACCAGCATCTGGTCAGCGGCAACAGCGCCAGCAGCATCGACAGCTTCACGCGCGACCTCGCAGGCTTTCACAAAGCCGACGCCGCGCACTACGACGCCCTGCTGCACGGCTGCATCGAGAATGCCGAAGCGCTCAACACCCAGATCGTGCCGCACCTCGACCGCCCGATGGCCGAGATCTCGCCCATCGAGCACGCCTGCATGTGGATCGGTGTGTACGAGTTCCAGCACTGCCTGGATGTGCCCTGGCGTGTGGTCATCAACGAAAGCATCGAACTGGCCAAGGAATTTGGCGGCACCGATGGCTACAAGTATGTAAACGCCGTGCTCAATGCCCTGGCACCCGCCCTGCGCGCTGCCGAAGTGGCAGCCGACCGCAACACGGCGGCCTGA
- the ribH gene encoding 6,7-dimethyl-8-ribityllumazine synthase, protein MFGAEKGKAINLDGSKLSIGIVQARFNESITNSLADACLQELAAMGVQADNIRHVLVPGALEVPVALQAMAESEDFDALIALGCIIRGETYHFELVANESGAGVTRVALDFQIPIANAIITTENEAQAIARQTEKGRDAAIVAVEMANLLETL, encoded by the coding sequence ATGTTTGGAGCAGAAAAAGGCAAGGCCATCAACCTCGACGGCAGCAAGCTGTCCATCGGCATCGTGCAGGCGCGCTTCAATGAAAGCATCACCAACAGCCTCGCAGACGCCTGCCTCCAGGAGCTGGCAGCCATGGGCGTGCAGGCAGACAACATCCGCCACGTCCTCGTGCCCGGCGCGCTCGAAGTGCCCGTCGCCCTGCAGGCCATGGCCGAATCGGAAGATTTCGACGCCCTGATCGCCCTGGGCTGCATCATCCGAGGCGAAACCTACCATTTTGAGCTGGTGGCCAACGAATCGGGTGCTGGCGTCACGCGCGTGGCGCTGGACTTCCAGATTCCGATCGCCAACGCCATCATCACCACCGAAAACGAAGCGCAAGCCATTGCACGCCAGACGGAAAAAGGGCGCGATGCCGCAATCGTCGCCGTCGAAATGGCCAACCTGCTGGAAACACTATGA
- the ribBA gene encoding bifunctional 3,4-dihydroxy-2-butanone-4-phosphate synthase/GTP cyclohydrolase II — MSSPLSPAPISPVEEIVAEMRAGRMVILVDEEDRENEGDLVLASDHVTPEAINFMAKWGRGLICLTLTRERCERLELRQMTARNGAPLSTAFTVSIEAAEGVTTGISAADRARTVQAAVAPHAKASDLVQPGHIFPLQAVDGGVLMRAGHTEAGCDLARMAGCSPSAVICEVMKDDGTMARLPDLQLFCAEHGIKIGTIADLIEYRSRNESLVERISSRSLQTAHGEFTAHLYEDRASHAVHIALVKGEVKAETDVPVRVHEPLSVMDLLETNRSMHSWTLDASLAYLGGQDSGVAVLLNCNESASQLVQQFDGKARAAQAPERGRMDLRTYGIGAQILRDCGVQKMRLMGAPRRLPSMAGYGLEITGYISKE; from the coding sequence ATGAGCAGCCCCTTGTCCCCTGCACCGATCTCTCCGGTGGAGGAAATCGTTGCCGAAATGCGCGCTGGGCGCATGGTCATCCTGGTCGATGAAGAAGACCGCGAGAACGAAGGCGATCTGGTGCTGGCTTCGGACCATGTCACGCCCGAGGCCATCAACTTCATGGCCAAGTGGGGCCGAGGCCTGATCTGCCTGACCCTGACCCGCGAGCGCTGCGAGCGCCTGGAGCTGCGCCAGATGACGGCGCGCAACGGCGCCCCGCTCTCCACCGCCTTTACCGTCTCCATCGAAGCTGCCGAGGGCGTCACCACCGGCATCTCGGCCGCAGACCGCGCCCGCACCGTGCAGGCCGCCGTGGCGCCCCATGCCAAGGCCAGCGATCTGGTGCAGCCCGGCCACATCTTTCCGCTGCAGGCCGTCGATGGCGGCGTGCTCATGCGTGCAGGCCATACCGAAGCGGGCTGCGATCTGGCACGCATGGCTGGCTGCTCGCCTTCTGCTGTCATCTGCGAGGTGATGAAGGACGACGGCACCATGGCCCGCCTGCCCGATCTGCAGCTGTTCTGCGCCGAACACGGCATCAAGATCGGCACCATTGCTGACCTGATCGAATACCGCAGCCGCAACGAAAGCCTGGTCGAACGCATCAGCAGCCGCAGCCTGCAGACCGCGCACGGCGAATTCACCGCCCACCTGTATGAAGACCGCGCCAGCCATGCCGTGCACATCGCCCTCGTCAAGGGCGAAGTGAAGGCCGAGACCGACGTGCCCGTGCGCGTGCATGAGCCCCTGTCGGTAATGGACCTGCTGGAAACCAACCGCTCCATGCACAGCTGGACGCTGGACGCCAGCCTCGCCTACCTGGGCGGGCAGGACAGCGGCGTGGCCGTGCTGCTCAACTGCAATGAAAGCGCCAGCCAGCTGGTGCAGCAGTTCGACGGCAAGGCCCGCGCCGCACAGGCGCCCGAGCGTGGCCGCATGGACCTGCGCACCTACGGCATCGGCGCGCAGATCCTGCGTGACTGCGGCGTACAGAAAATGCGCCTGATGGGCGCCCCCCGCCGCCTGCCCAGCATGGCAGGCTACGGACTCGAAATCACCGGATACATCAGCAAGGAATAA
- a CDS encoding 2Fe-2S iron-sulfur cluster-binding protein has product MPITPELYNAQIDNEDIQVDAWADTPLLQSLEEGGVDWPSSCRNGTCRTCVGRLKSGSVHYEIEWPGLSPEDKEAGCILPCVAYPDGNVVLLRGEY; this is encoded by the coding sequence ATGCCGATCACTCCAGAGCTTTACAACGCCCAAATCGATAACGAAGACATCCAGGTGGACGCCTGGGCCGACACGCCGCTGCTGCAATCGCTGGAAGAAGGCGGCGTCGACTGGCCCAGCAGCTGCCGCAACGGCACCTGCCGCACCTGCGTGGGCCGCCTCAAATCAGGCAGCGTGCACTACGAAATTGAATGGCCGGGCCTGAGCCCCGAAGACAAGGAGGCAGGCTGCATCCTGCCTTGCGTCGCCTACCCCGATGGCAATGTGGTACTGCTGCGCGGCGAATATTGA
- a CDS encoding SDR family NAD(P)-dependent oxidoreductase has protein sequence MGLDFSERVAIVTGAGGGLGREHALALARRGAKVVVNDPGGAVDGRGNSSAAEKVVQEIEAAGGIAMANHASVTDFAAVEAMVAQVMERWGQIDVLVNNAGILRDKSFAKMELDDFRQVLDVHLMGSVHCCKAVWPHMQAAGYGRIVLTTSSSGLFGNFGQSNYGAAKMALVGLMQTLALEGAKYHIHVNALAPTAATRMTEGLMAPEVLRALRPELVCPAMLVLAHESAPTRTILCAGAGSFEASHITMTRGVHISTECVPLADMDTRLAEQLPQVLDRQGDAVPDNGFVQADMEMRKALQKLH, from the coding sequence ATGGGATTGGACTTCAGCGAACGGGTGGCGATTGTGACGGGCGCAGGCGGCGGTTTGGGCCGCGAGCACGCGCTGGCCCTGGCGCGGCGCGGCGCCAAGGTGGTGGTCAATGATCCCGGTGGCGCGGTCGATGGCCGCGGCAACTCGTCGGCAGCCGAAAAGGTGGTGCAGGAGATCGAGGCGGCAGGCGGCATTGCCATGGCCAACCATGCATCGGTCACCGATTTTGCGGCTGTCGAAGCCATGGTGGCCCAGGTGATGGAGCGCTGGGGCCAGATCGACGTGCTGGTCAACAACGCAGGCATTCTGCGCGACAAGAGCTTTGCCAAGATGGAGCTGGACGATTTTCGCCAGGTGCTCGATGTGCATCTGATGGGCAGCGTGCACTGCTGCAAGGCCGTGTGGCCCCATATGCAGGCGGCCGGGTACGGGCGCATTGTGCTCACCACCTCGTCATCGGGCCTGTTCGGCAATTTTGGGCAGAGCAACTACGGCGCTGCCAAGATGGCCCTGGTGGGCCTGATGCAGACCCTGGCGCTCGAAGGCGCCAAGTACCACATCCATGTCAATGCACTGGCGCCCACGGCGGCCACCCGCATGACCGAGGGCCTGATGGCGCCCGAGGTGCTGCGCGCGCTGCGTCCCGAGCTGGTGTGCCCTGCCATGCTGGTGCTGGCGCACGAGAGCGCACCCACCCGCACCATTCTGTGCGCAGGCGCAGGCAGCTTCGAGGCGTCGCACATCACCATGACGCGCGGCGTCCACATCAGCACCGAATGCGTGCCGCTGGCCGATATGGATACACGCCTGGCCGAGCAGTTGCCCCAGGTGCTGGATCGCCAGGGCGACGCCGTGCCCGACAACGGCTTTGTGCAGGCCGACATGGAAATGCGCAAGGCCCTGCAAAAGCTGCATTGA
- the gshA gene encoding glutamate--cysteine ligase has protein sequence MNHIQQRIDAVGRERLLHIGRGIEKEGLRVTEDGALAMTPHPAALGSALTHPSITTDFSESQIEIITGVHQSVQGCLDDLSQVHQYVYQVLQANDERLWISSMPCSLPPDETIPLGRYGSSNIGRSKSVYRMGLGHRYGRRMQTISGIHYNWSMPGISSEEYFALIRNFRRQAFVLLYLFGASPVLCPCFVEGRQHQLQPLGDGSGALYLPHATSLRMGRLGYQSDAQASISVSYNHLKGYADSLYGALTQPYPAYEKIGIQNLGGEYNQLGTSLLQIENEFYGTIRPKRTVQRGERPLHALRERGVEYVEVRLMDINPFESMGISAQTMRLLDVFLLHCLLSDSPPDSPAEIAEMKHNQHLTAERGREPGLQLQRNGQPVLLTGWAAEVLQACAPIAAALDAAHGVQDYSQALAAAHQLLANPEQTPSAQVLAAVTGQFQGQFKAFGAAQSQAARAATLAQPWSEALTASYQALAADSVGAQKSLEAADTVPFEEWRQCYMSPEHLVV, from the coding sequence ATGAACCATATCCAACAACGAATCGACGCGGTCGGCCGCGAGCGGCTGCTGCACATCGGCCGAGGCATTGAAAAAGAAGGCCTGCGCGTGACCGAGGACGGCGCGCTGGCGATGACGCCGCACCCTGCCGCCCTGGGCTCGGCCTTGACGCACCCCAGCATCACGACCGACTTCAGCGAATCGCAGATCGAAATCATCACCGGCGTGCACCAAAGCGTGCAGGGGTGCCTCGACGACCTCTCGCAGGTACACCAGTATGTGTACCAGGTGCTGCAGGCCAATGACGAGCGCCTGTGGATTTCGAGCATGCCCTGCTCGCTGCCGCCGGACGAAACCATCCCGCTGGGCAGGTACGGCTCGTCCAACATCGGCCGCAGCAAGAGCGTGTACCGCATGGGCCTGGGCCACCGCTATGGCCGCCGCATGCAGACCATCTCGGGCATCCACTACAACTGGTCCATGCCCGGCATCAGCAGCGAAGAGTACTTTGCGCTGATCCGCAACTTCCGCCGCCAGGCCTTTGTGCTGCTGTACCTGTTTGGCGCATCGCCGGTTCTCTGTCCGTGCTTTGTGGAAGGCCGGCAGCACCAGCTGCAGCCACTGGGCGACGGCAGCGGCGCGCTCTACCTGCCGCATGCCACATCGCTGCGCATGGGGCGCCTGGGCTACCAGAGCGACGCGCAGGCGTCCATCAGCGTCAGCTACAACCACCTCAAGGGCTACGCCGATTCGCTGTACGGTGCGCTCACCCAGCCGTATCCGGCCTACGAGAAGATTGGCATCCAGAACCTGGGCGGCGAATACAACCAGCTGGGCACCAGCCTGTTGCAGATCGAAAACGAGTTCTACGGCACCATCCGCCCCAAGCGCACCGTGCAGCGCGGCGAGCGCCCCCTGCATGCACTGCGGGAGCGTGGCGTCGAATATGTCGAAGTGCGCTTGATGGACATCAATCCATTCGAGAGCATGGGCATTTCGGCGCAGACCATGCGCCTGCTGGACGTGTTCCTGCTGCACTGCCTGCTGTCAGACAGCCCGCCCGATTCGCCTGCCGAAATCGCCGAGATGAAGCACAACCAGCACCTGACTGCCGAGCGCGGCCGCGAGCCGGGCCTGCAACTGCAGCGCAATGGCCAGCCGGTGCTGCTGACCGGGTGGGCCGCAGAGGTGCTGCAGGCCTGCGCGCCCATTGCGGCGGCGCTGGATGCTGCCCACGGCGTGCAGGACTATTCGCAGGCGCTTGCTGCAGCGCACCAGTTGCTGGCCAATCCCGAGCAGACGCCATCGGCTCAGGTGCTGGCAGCGGTGACCGGACAGTTCCAGGGCCAGTTCAAGGCCTTTGGCGCCGCGCAGTCGCAAGCCGCCCGCGCCGCCACGCTGGCCCAACCCTGGAGCGAGGCACTGACCGCCAGCTACCAGGCCCTGGCGGCAGACTCCGTCGGCGCCCAGAAATCGCTGGAAGCGGCCGACACCGTGCCGTTTGAAGAATGGCGCCAGTGCTATATGTCGCCCGAGCACCTGGTCGTTTGA